One genomic region from Croceicoccus sp. YJ47 encodes:
- the efp gene encoding elongation factor P — MKISGVDIRPGNILEYEKGIWKVAKIQHTQPGKGGAYMQVEMKNLIDGRKTNVRFRSADTVEKVRLDLKDFQYLYADDESLVFMDTDTFEQIQLPADLLGDAAAFLQDGMQVTLEMYDERPISVALPEQVEAQVVEADAVVKGQTASSSYKPAVLDNGVRVMVPPHIESGTRIIVDVYERSYVGKVS; from the coding sequence ATGAAGATCAGCGGCGTCGACATTCGCCCCGGCAATATTCTCGAATATGAAAAAGGCATCTGGAAGGTCGCCAAGATTCAGCACACGCAGCCCGGCAAGGGCGGTGCCTACATGCAGGTCGAGATGAAGAACCTGATCGACGGGCGCAAGACCAACGTGCGGTTCCGCAGCGCCGACACGGTCGAGAAAGTGCGCCTCGACCTCAAGGATTTTCAGTATCTGTATGCCGATGACGAAAGCCTCGTCTTCATGGATACCGACACGTTCGAACAGATCCAGCTTCCCGCCGACCTGCTCGGCGATGCTGCCGCCTTCCTTCAGGATGGCATGCAGGTCACACTCGAAATGTATGACGAGCGCCCGATCAGCGTTGCCCTGCCCGAGCAGGTCGAGGCCCAGGTCGTCGAGGCCGATGCCGTGGTGAAGGGGCAGACCGCCTCCTCAAGCTACAAGCCAGCCGTGCTCGACAATGGCGTGCGCGTCATGGTCCCGCCCCATATCGAGAGCGGCACCCGCATCATCGTCGACGTGTACGAGCGCAGCTATGTCGGCAAGGTCAGCTGA
- a CDS encoding lytic transglycosylase domain-containing protein gives MLKKLRAAVRLPSFAGAAVALLLAAPSSAQTLTQAGFDAYLDQVAARARQQGVSDRAIAAGLSGLTLNPRVVELDRPQASNPNSVPPPFAPYRERHVDSARINGGIRAYARNASLFPEIERRYGVPGEVLVAIWGHETNYGSYMGGFDLPRSLATLAYEGRRRDLFEGELIAALKMIDQGVARSQLEGSWAGAFGNPQFLPSVWLRLAVDGDGDGDRDIWNSNADTLHSIANYFKSAGWRPGEPWGVPAAVPAGFDMGPQRTDLVAPRCPRVFARHSQWKTVREWKALGIRPQRAIPDDSFAVLFEPDGRGNTAYLLTSNYRVILDYNCSNYYALSVGLLADAIRR, from the coding sequence ATGCTGAAAAAACTTCGCGCCGCCGTGCGCCTTCCCTCGTTCGCCGGTGCCGCCGTCGCGCTTTTGCTGGCCGCGCCGTCATCGGCGCAGACGCTCACGCAGGCAGGCTTCGATGCCTATCTCGATCAGGTTGCCGCCCGTGCGCGGCAGCAGGGCGTGTCGGATCGCGCGATCGCCGCGGGGCTTTCGGGTCTCACGCTCAATCCCCGCGTGGTCGAACTCGACCGCCCGCAGGCGTCCAACCCCAATTCGGTGCCGCCCCCCTTTGCCCCCTATCGCGAGCGTCATGTCGATTCCGCGCGGATCAATGGCGGCATCCGCGCCTACGCGCGCAATGCCTCGCTCTTTCCGGAGATCGAGCGGCGCTATGGCGTGCCGGGCGAGGTGCTCGTCGCGATCTGGGGGCATGAAACCAATTACGGCAGCTACATGGGCGGGTTCGACCTGCCGCGCTCGCTCGCGACGCTGGCGTATGAAGGGCGCCGCCGCGACCTCTTCGAAGGCGAGCTCATCGCCGCGCTCAAGATGATCGACCAGGGTGTCGCACGTTCGCAGCTGGAGGGGAGCTGGGCCGGCGCGTTCGGCAATCCGCAATTCCTGCCGAGCGTGTGGCTGCGTCTCGCCGTCGATGGCGACGGGGACGGGGACCGCGATATCTGGAACAGCAATGCCGATACGCTGCATTCCATCGCAAATTATTTTAAAAGTGCGGGCTGGCGTCCGGGCGAACCCTGGGGCGTGCCCGCCGCCGTACCGGCCGGGTTCGACATGGGCCCGCAACGCACCGACCTCGTTGCGCCGCGTTGTCCGCGCGTCTTCGCCCGGCATAGCCAGTGGAAGACCGTGCGCGAATGGAAGGCGCTCGGCATTCGTCCGCAACGCGCGATCCCGGACGACAGTTTCGCCGTATTGTTCGAACCCGACGGGCGCGGGAACACGGCCTATCTGCTGACCTCGAACTATCGCGTGATTCTCGATTACAACTGTTCCAACTATTACGCGCTTTCGGTAGGGCTGCTGGCCGATGCGATAAGGCGTTGA
- a CDS encoding HGGxSTG domain-containing protein produces the protein MRINAMEPELLAAAPRCLAMTRKGTACQSPAVKGRKRCRMHGGTNPGAPRGNQNARKHGGYSAKTLEAVRYVRAIARLVCD, from the coding sequence AGCCGGAATTACTGGCAGCGGCCCCGCGCTGCTTGGCCATGACGCGCAAGGGAACGGCGTGCCAATCCCCAGCCGTGAAAGGGCGGAAGCGGTGCCGTATGCACGGCGGGACGAACCCCGGAGCGCCTAGGGGCAATCAGAATGCCCGCAAGCATGGCGGCTATTCGGCAAAGACGCTGGAGGCGGTGCGATATGTGAGGGCAATTGCGCGCCTGGTTTGCGACTAA
- the tmk gene encoding dTMP kinase: protein MFIAVEGIDGCGKTGFAQALADHLTQRGNDVVATREPGGSPQGDAIRALILSGADDSWDDRSELLLMTAARIEHVRRTIRPALNAGRWVVCDRFVGSTIAYQGAGRGLPVDFIRMLHARTIGDFFPDLTVVLDLDAGTGLARSRKRLTRDGSGEDRFETLTQEFHARVRQSFLDQAAADRAAHVVIDASGSQDRVIADALAAVDAWLDARG, encoded by the coding sequence GTGTTCATCGCGGTCGAGGGGATCGACGGGTGCGGCAAGACCGGCTTTGCGCAGGCGCTTGCCGATCACCTGACGCAGCGCGGCAATGATGTGGTGGCCACGCGCGAGCCGGGCGGATCGCCGCAGGGCGATGCGATCCGTGCGCTGATCCTGTCGGGCGCGGACGATTCCTGGGACGATCGGTCCGAGCTGTTGTTGATGACGGCGGCGCGGATCGAACATGTGCGGCGCACGATCCGCCCCGCGCTCAATGCCGGGCGCTGGGTCGTGTGCGACCGGTTCGTCGGCTCCACCATCGCGTACCAGGGGGCGGGGCGCGGGCTTCCGGTGGATTTCATCCGCATGTTGCACGCCCGCACGATCGGCGATTTTTTCCCCGACCTGACCGTCGTGCTCGACCTCGATGCCGGGACCGGCCTTGCGCGCAGCCGCAAACGGCTGACGCGCGATGGCAGCGGGGAGGACCGTTTTGAAACGCTGACGCAGGAATTTCACGCGCGGGTGCGGCAATCCTTCCTCGATCAGGCGGCGGCGGATCGCGCGGCGCATGTCGTCATCGATGCCTCCGGATCGCAGGACCGGGTGATTGCCGATGCGCTCGCCGCGGTCGACGCATGGCTCGATGCGCGGGGGTGA